Proteins from a genomic interval of Treponema brennaborense DSM 12168:
- a CDS encoding GNAT family N-acetyltransferase translates to MKLRKAKPTDIGVIMKIERSAFIPAVCETETTFAERIAVFPDGFLLLEDDGGTVCGYFASERWRNVRMERAFFELGHSAAASHEPDGSVLYVSSMGILPSHRGTGLGTYLFNTACRTICDFCSRGDPEKAAVSAIALLVNEAWKSARRIYTQAGFTETARFAGFFPAPDGGSPSDGIVMERAV, encoded by the coding sequence ATGAAACTACGGAAGGCGAAACCGACCGACATCGGCGTTATCATGAAAATAGAACGAAGCGCGTTTATTCCCGCCGTCTGCGAAACGGAAACGACGTTCGCCGAACGCATCGCCGTATTTCCCGACGGCTTTTTGCTGCTGGAAGACGACGGCGGAACAGTCTGCGGCTATTTCGCGTCGGAACGATGGCGGAACGTCCGTATGGAACGCGCGTTTTTCGAGCTGGGACATTCCGCCGCCGCCAGCCACGAACCGGACGGCAGCGTGCTGTACGTTTCATCCATGGGGATACTCCCGTCGCACCGCGGTACCGGGTTGGGAACGTATCTGTTCAACACTGCCTGCCGAACGATATGCGATTTCTGCAGCCGCGGCGATCCCGAAAAGGCTGCCGTTTCCGCGATCGCACTGCTGGTCAATGAAGCGTGGAAAAGCGCGCGCCGTATCTACACGCAGGCGGGCTTTACCGAAACGGCGCGGTTTGCGGGCTTTTTCCCCGCACCGGACGGCGGCAGCCCTTCCGACGGAATCGTCATGGAGCGCGCCGTATGA
- a CDS encoding aldehyde dehydrogenase: MDSQTVSAVLESQRAFFASNITKDIVFRRKQLLALKNGITEREQDILDALRRDLGKSSFEAYSTEIAMVQEELSFMLKHLRSWAKPRKVKTPLINFPSESVVYPEPFGCVLVMAPWNYPFQLALAPLAAALCAGNCAIVKPSNYSPSVSAVVESLLNDVFPPEYVAVVTGGREANASLLELKFDYIFFTGSPSVGKIVMQAAAAHLTPVSLELGGKSPCIVDASASVELAAKRIVWGKLLNAGQTCVAPDYVLAHESVKDALIAALRRQITAFYGSDPAHCDYYPNIINEKHYRRLAAFCDGSDPANGTVLRADGADDSAETAFNDAERKIAPVVLDGPAPDSPVMSEEIFGPVLPVLSVASIEEAVSFIRERPEPLALYLFTGDVKAEKYVLRSVRFGGGCVNDTIMHLTSSYLPFGGTGNSGIGSYHGKAGFDTFTHYKSVLSKSVRIDVPFRYPPYTGNLNLIKRFMK; the protein is encoded by the coding sequence ATGGACAGTCAAACCGTTTCAGCCGTACTGGAAAGCCAGCGCGCGTTTTTCGCCTCGAACATCACGAAAGATATCGTTTTCCGCCGCAAGCAATTACTGGCGTTAAAAAACGGCATCACCGAGCGCGAACAGGATATCCTCGACGCATTGCGCCGGGATTTGGGCAAATCATCGTTTGAAGCCTATTCGACCGAAATCGCGATGGTGCAGGAAGAGCTTTCCTTTATGCTCAAACATCTGCGCTCCTGGGCAAAACCGCGGAAAGTCAAAACACCGCTTATCAATTTTCCGTCCGAAAGCGTCGTCTACCCCGAACCGTTCGGCTGCGTCCTCGTCATGGCGCCCTGGAACTATCCGTTTCAGCTCGCACTGGCACCGCTTGCGGCGGCGCTGTGCGCCGGAAACTGCGCGATCGTAAAACCGTCGAATTATTCCCCGTCCGTGTCCGCCGTCGTCGAATCCCTGCTGAACGACGTGTTTCCGCCCGAATACGTCGCCGTCGTTACCGGCGGGCGGGAGGCGAACGCGTCGCTGCTCGAGCTGAAATTCGACTATATTTTCTTTACCGGCAGCCCTTCCGTGGGTAAAATCGTCATGCAAGCCGCCGCCGCGCATTTAACGCCGGTCAGCTTGGAACTCGGCGGCAAAAGCCCGTGCATCGTGGACGCGTCCGCCTCCGTCGAACTCGCCGCAAAACGTATCGTCTGGGGCAAATTGCTCAACGCCGGGCAGACGTGCGTCGCCCCCGACTACGTCCTTGCCCACGAATCGGTTAAAGACGCACTCATCGCCGCGCTGCGCCGCCAAATCACCGCGTTTTACGGTTCCGATCCGGCGCACTGCGACTATTATCCGAACATCATAAACGAAAAACATTACCGGCGGCTCGCCGCGTTCTGCGACGGCTCCGATCCGGCAAACGGCACGGTACTGCGCGCAGACGGTGCGGACGATTCTGCGGAAACGGCGTTCAACGATGCCGAACGGAAAATAGCGCCGGTCGTACTCGACGGCCCGGCACCCGATTCGCCGGTCATGAGTGAAGAAATATTCGGGCCGGTGCTGCCCGTCTTGAGCGTCGCCTCCATTGAAGAAGCGGTTTCGTTCATCAGGGAACGGCCGGAACCGCTGGCGCTCTACCTGTTTACCGGCGACGTAAAAGCCGAAAAATACGTACTGCGCAGCGTCAGGTTCGGCGGCGGCTGCGTGAACGACACGATCATGCATTTGACGTCTTCGTATCTGCCGTTCGGCGGCACCGGCAACAGCGGCATCGGCAGTTATCACGGCAAAGCCGGATTCGACACGTTCACGCATTACAAAAGCGTGTTGTCAAAATCCGTACGCATCGACGTTCCGTTCCGGTATCCGCCCTACACCGGAAACCTGAATCTGATAAAACGCTTCATGAAATAA